TTGTAATTTATgattttttttgctcttttgcaccccagtatctctacttgcacatcatcatctgcacatctatcactccagtgttaatgctaaattgtaattatttcatctCTGTGGCCTatttactacattactacatttgcacacactgtacatagatttttctattgtgttattgactgtacgtttgtttatctcatgtgtaactctgtgttgtttttgtcgcactgctttgcttcatcttggccaggtcgtagttgtaaatgagaacttgttctcaactggcctacctggtttaataaaggtgaaattattactattataaaaaaaaaatgtttttaaatatggccaatataccacggctaagggctgtatccaggcactccgcgttgcatcattcataagaacagcccttagccgtggtatattggccatataccacaccccctcgtgccttactgCTTAATTGTATTATGATCTGTGATCCATAGTAGAGGTGATAGTGCTCTACCTGTTGATGCCTCTCTGTCTCAGCTCCTTGCCAGACAGGCTGAACTCCCCCAGGTAGGTGGGGGCCAGACACTTGATGAAATCCTCCTCGACTCCCCCCGCTGTACTCACTATCACGTCCACCTGTTAGGAAGGTCCACAAACACATGTAGCATTTTACTAGTGTATACGATCACCTATATGCACTGGCATCTTGAAGTGAGTGTTTATgttgcaggggtgtcaaactgaaTTCCTGGAGGGCTGCAGTCTCTGCTGGTTTTTATTTTCAATAGGtgtccaattaagacctagaTAACCAGGTGGGGGCAGCTCCTACTAATCAAACACCTTAATTGATCAAGTACAAGTGAGGAATGACAGCCAGCAGATACTGAGCGCTGGAGGACTGGAATTTGACACACGAGGGTGGGTTGTTGTTTAGGACTGTACCATTTTGTGCTGTGCCAGGTAGCGGATGGACTCCCTCACTCCAGAGCTGATGAGGTTGGAGGTGTACCCCAGGAAGATGGTACAGCCCGAGTGGGAAGGGGAGGAGCCgcatccttcctcttcctccagcgGCTCCAGACGCTTCTCAATCTGTGGTTATAAATAGATGACAGAAAAAGAGAAATATAGaccacatacagtatgataaAAGCTCTCTCTAATAAAGGGGTTTAAACATTTCTCCCTCTTCTTATTCCTCTCCCAATCCCCCAAAAAGCAAGGCCTAGAATCAGACAAGGAATGCTGTATGTCTACATAAATGGTAACAACTCAGATGCTAACATAACTCTCCACATCCCCAATTACTAGGCATCTTATCCCCTTATACGTCCTGGGATGTTTGGAGTAGGATCCCTAGTTCCCCCCTGTACACTGATCTTAGGTCAGCTGATTCTAGATCAACTCCTACACAGAGCGGGACATCCTCTGACCCAATGACAACACTAGCCtgctcccagatctgtttgtgctgtgttgtcaactcctatggtcattgtgaGTTgtcaagacaacacaaacagatctgggaccaggctctgAGAAGGCATCTCAACTCCCTAAACCTCTAGAGATGGATGATGTCATCTAGCCTGGAATACAACCTTTTATGCTCTGTTTCACCATAGTTTTACTGAGCATAACAGTTAGGAGGCCATCTAGCCTGGAATCCTGTGAGTCTCACCATCTTGTTGATCTCCTGTATGGCATGGGCCACGCTGCTAGCCTGGAAGCCTGTGGTGAGGAAGGACTGGAGCAGGGCACGGTGGTCCACTCCCTGGTTGAAGTCATAGCCCTTGATACGGGGCATGTCGTCTGGGAGGGCCGTGCTGGGCATCAGCACCGCATCCATGGCCACGAAGGGGGCGTGTTGTTCCGCCATGCCGTCTGTCAAACACAAGGAAGCAAATCAAAAGGGTATGCAACAGTTGCATAAAGAGTGCTGAACATTCATTTTACCTAAGTGTCTGCAAAGATAGTTTGTGGCTTTCAACCTAGAAAATCTACAAGCAAAATGATCTGACAGCTGGAATCCTGTAGTTCATGTTGAAAAGGTTTGCAAAGTGTCAGCACCATTATCAACTCCTTAAATCAACTGTCAACtccctacagtagctagctaaatcAACTGTCAACtccctacagtagctagctaagtcAACTGTCAACTCCCTACAGTAAGTTAGCTAGCGAAATCAACTGTCAACTCCCTGAATCATTCTGATTCTACTGTATAGCTGGTGGCAAGCAACAATATTATGATCATGCCTTGTATTGTGCTTAGTAGCAACTTATAGAGACAGCATTCTAACGTCATCATTCAGCACATTTCATGACACCGAGATCAAAGTATAGCAAGTATAGCAGACGTTAGTTAGCAACTAACACTCCAATGCCTGCTGGCTGCCTGGATtgcaactagctagctggctatccaTTCTCTATTGGCTTAAAAACAATTACACGCACTGACAAATGAAGCAACATAACGTTTTTTTGAATTAGAGAATGCTGAAACTAAAAAGGTATCATTGTATAAAGACAGGCAAAACATTAGCAACACACCACAGGTCTAGCGCTCTGACATTCCCCATGCGTCACATGAAACAACTACGGAAAGCGCAAAGGTTCAAACGTAGCAACGCATTCTGGTGAAAGATTGTGTTCTGTATGCATCCTTCCTATGCTTATCATTATGTGGGtcaaccaaccccccccccccacacacacacacacacacacacacacgtcctccctgctccctccagTCTCTTTTATCATCAGTGAGGGatgtgtgatgttgatgtgacaTTTCCAGgactgtgtgtgtaacctttaaaCCTGACACACATCACAGCAGCTTTGAAGTGGCCTCCACAGTAAcagcagagagcagagggggagACCAGAGGTTAAAAAGGGAGGCCAGATGCACTCTGACAGAAATTGGGACCTCGGTTGGACGTAGGCTCACATAGCCTAGTGTTAGAGTATAACAGTAACTTTTCCATTATTATTTCAAATCTAAATCCATATTTGGAGGTGGAACAGGTTTCTGTGTGTTCAGCAGGTTTTACATTTTCAACTCTCAACAATTGATTGCAATTCCATAAATTTATTTTCTCTCACTTTGGAGTGGAAAGAAGTGGTTTCAGCTTGCTGTCTGGGACTAAAAGTGAGAGTCTCTCTGGAGGAGGGGATGTCAGGGAAGGTGTGCAGCAATAACAGTGTGATGCAGGCACGGAGGACTGTGGAACAACTACGAGTGGAGGCAAGCATGGAGAGGATCAAGGTGAGAGTACACTACTAAAGTAGCCTGTGTGTAATGAATTAGTTGGAAGTAGAATTTCAAATTAATTTGGAGAATGACAATTTTGTTGATCAATACTTTCATTTGATGAATCAAAAATAAGATCAATTGTGGGAGCAGTGCAGAGCAGTCTGATACAGAACGGATAAAAGAAAGAGAACTTACCCCCACCCTCGTCTTAGGACACATCAGTAACTCTGTGTATATTGGGCATCACCTTTCTTCTGAATGTACAATAACCTCAGCTTTGAGACAAGCTTTAAGTGATGGCTGTTCCTTACTTCTTCCTCCCAGATCTCCACAGCAGCTGCCCAGCTGGTGCAGTACTGTCAGGAGCACAGTCGCAGTGACCCCCTCCTCACCGGCATCTCTGCCTCCTCCAACCCCTTCAAAGACAAGAAGACCTGTGTCCTGCTGTAGAAAGGCTGCCTCAGGACACTGCTCTCTGGTGCTGCATTCAACAGTGCTTCATCATCAACAACAGTGAAACGTTTTGATGCCAGGCTACTTCAACATGTCCTACTTCATCATGCCAGACAAGACATTAACATGTTGGCTAAAGCAAAAAGTGACTGGTTGGTACAGTATTGGTCATGCTGTAACTTCAGCATATGGCCTGTAGTCCAGAATGTCTCAATAACAAATGAGAGCAAACTGTTTATATCTTCTTCTTGACATTACAGAACCACAGGGTACACTGGTAAACAATGAATTGATTGAGTGTAAACATTTTATTCATAACAAAAGAAATCACACATAGCATATTCACAAAAGCATATTTACAAACTCTGAATCATTTGGGTATTTTTATGCAGTCAGAGGACTCTCTTGCAGCAGGTGAAGAGGGGTCACAGATAAGGAGTTGGCATGGAGATTGATTGTTGCTAAGGACAGACACTGTTGCCTCAGACTATCAGTGTAAGAAAAACTTGTAAGAAATAATTAGTGAACAATGCAGTACTATTGGGTTTTGTACTCAAACGAGCCACTTGAGCGAAGTTGGTGCTGGGACGCTACagattcaaatcaaaatcaacgtttattttgTCACGTGTGTAACAGTACAGCGCTTTCCTCAACAGTGcagaattaaataaaaaaataaaaaagagcatTCCATAACATGGTAAGAGTTGGTAAAGTAGTTACCCTAAGAGAGAATGACAACGAGGAAGAACTCAAAACAGTGTAATTGACAAACAAGTGCTGTGGTACTGAGTATAAGAACGCCACTACACACATTATGACAGTTAGACCAAAATACTTTACAATCAGTGTGTCAGAACGGCTTGACTGATTCTTTACATTGTGTTTCCGAATCTGTTTCAATTGTCAAAGAGAAAAATACTTCATCTATTTTCTAGAGACCAACTGTCTGGAATGCTGGTGGCAGAATGTCCTCATTTTAAATCAACAAGCTAAAATCAGCCCATTGAAAAACCAAATCATGTACAAGTGTTTAAAACCATTCAGTGGTGCTGTGCCTCAAATTAACTCCCAAATATACACTTGAAGCTAAAATCCAGTTTATGTGAAATCTTTTGAACGAGTGCTGGGtcaacaacacagagacacacagacagaactacaCCATGAAGTGTTATTATCTTGGGCCTTTTCTTTTACATTTCTTTACATTAGTTAAGGAAGCCTTTTTGTGTGTTCTTTTCTTTGATAAAATACATGgggaatcacacagacacactaaataTGTTGGGCTTGTATATAGTTTTTGGGGTAAAGCTAAGAGCACTGGTCCTTCACGTCAACATTCTCACAGCATGAGAAAGTTGATCATTTAAACGACAGACCATTACACGTCAGTCATCTTGCATCACTTCAGGAACGTAAGTAGATTAGGGTGGGTGTGGCCCCCCTCACCTCCTGGCCCGCCACACCTCCACACACATTTCTCCTGATGCGATAGCCAGCACTCCTGCTTCCACACTCAactacagagagagcgagagagaggacagagaggaacaaagacagagagagagtgaaacagaTCTTTCTTCAACCAGATCAAGGTAGGAGGCTAAGGAGAGAGGCTATCAGCCATCAGAATCTCAAAAGAAAAAAGTGATGTGAGAGACTCACCCCATTGACGCCTGCTTGGTGGTGCAGTGTGCACAGCGTCCTTGGAGGGGCACAGGGGAGGTGCACCTGGAAGATGAATGGTTGATAAGATAGGAACAGGGAATGAAGAAACATGGATTTGTTCATTCATGTCATAAATGCACATTTGCTCTTTGATAATGGTTTAATGTTCTTTGTAACCGAATGGGCAGTGAAAATTATTTTCCTCTTAGAGGACAATAAAGTAGGCTATCCATTTATCTAAAAACCCCCAAACAGAATTCCATTACAACAGAGCTGAATAGATATTACTACATATGTTAATATAACTATTGTATGGTGATGCCAAAGACAAATAACCATCCTGGGATGGACAATAAAGACATTGTAATCTAGTGGGCTCCAGGTTGTAAACCTGGCTAATGCTGGGCATACACTACACAAGTTCTAAATCTTAACTAGGACCCGTTCTTTTATTCCGCCCATCCTCAACCCCGGGACGTGGGTGCTCACATTACACCAGGATTCCCTAGCTGATCCAGCCCTGCGTTTCTCGGTTGTCGTAGGAAGAAAATGCTGACGCGCAACAGTGAGCTGCTTTACAAGTGTGCATATTATTATGTGCAGAAACATTTGTTAAAAAGACTGACTGAGGCCCAGAATATGGACTTAATATGAAATAATGATCATATGAAATTCTCTTTTAGGTTTCTGTCATGGTAGGACGCAGATATAATATTGCTGGAATTTGTTTTGCATGGCCCAGTGCCCCAGGTGGGTGGAGATTTCActtaaggaccaatggaatgATAGAAAATAATCCAACTCCGCCCAACCGGGGCACCGGGCCATGTAAAACATCACCATCACCAGTCCACACGGTGCATGTTGCTTTCCTCTTTGTTTTGGTCTCACATACTGAAAGCTCTAGCTATTGGCAGCCGTCCTTGCCCAATCGCGTTGTAGCACTGCTCATACTACAAGAAACACAATCACCATTTCTGACGTCAAAAAATTATCGTGACCTCCGACAGGTGTCTGGAGAATGGAACAGCAATCATCGGTGAGTCCTTCACCCGCTCAAACAAACTACACAAGTCCCGACGTACTGATCCTAGTCCAAATAAATAAGATTACACCCCGATCATGAAAATTTATCTGGGACAGCAAAAACTTGGCGAATTCATGGCAAAATCGTGTAGTGTATGCCTGGCATAAACCAGAAAGAACGCCATGCCCACCATTGTTTCCCAGCATTCAgactggtttaaccaggctaacaGGACGTACCTTGGTGGTGCGGTCAGCGGAGCAGGTGTAGAGGCTCCCAGGGGACCTGTGGATGCCGGTGACCAGTGAGGTGTGTCCCACGTCAAACTGGGAGAGGGGCTTGAAGAAACCGGCCTGCATGGAGAAGGCATGGAGCATGCCCCGGTTGTCCCCCGCCCACACCTCACTGTCACTGTAGCACATTGACAGCAGATAGGAGCTCAGCTGGGAAGAGAGGAGACAAACCAGAATGAAGACACACATACTAACATATTATAGCCTGGTCCTGGATCTGTTTGTGCCGACTTGCCAAATCCTGTCATTGTTGAACCAAATAAGACAAAACAGCACAAGCGGAAGTGTCAGAAAtgaaggaacttgtctgtcggccctgcattaaagaccaaaattagTTAAAGAAAATGTTTATAAATAAagaagtataccagtttcatttaaggaccaaaaacgtgacagctgtgccatatagattgcaaaatagttgggaagagattttcgatgtaccaaaaccatggcacatggtttatgaactgatatgcAAAACGACACCGGATTCAAAACGTagaatgttttaattattatacaaaattcttgcaaccagtagaatgttatatatatgggcgATTCAACCATTCCAGCTCTGCACATtttgctgtgaagagacagaatcattagatgacttgttttggtactgtccacatgtagcttgtttttggtcgcaggttcaggaatggctgaaaaattgCAAaattacctggagctaactctgcaaatagcactgctgggtgatttgaagagtcatagtcaatcgatcaataatataatacttttagtaaaaaaactatttaatttacaatctgtagaaactatgagaatagaaaggttcaaaacttttgtgaaacatcacagttgAAAACTATATGGACAgagttaagagatagatgggaggggttgagtggagctgaagggttggactaaaaacaacaacatagctaATGTCAAATATTATGTATCTGTAAAATgcatataggttcagaacttttgtgaaacagcacagttaaaaacATATGGCAAATAGAATGGATGGTCTTCAgatatagatgggaggggttgagggtagctgaaggatgggattaaaaacaaaaaaataagtttggagacacctactcattcaagggtttttctttatttttaatatgttctacattgtagaataatagtgaatacatcataactatgaaataataaatatggaatcatgtagtaaccaaaacaggtgttaaaaaaatcaaaatgtatttgagattcttcgaagtagccaccctttgccttgatgacagctttacacactaatggcattctctcaaccagcttcatgaagaagtcacctggaatgcatttaaattaacaggtgtgccttgttcaaagttaatttgtggaatttatttccttcttaatgcgtttgagccaatcagtagtgttgtaacaaggtaggggtggtatacataagatttggtaaaagatcaagtccatattatggcaagaacagctcaaataaccaaagagaaatgacagtccatcatttctttaatacatgaaggtcaatcaatacgGAACAATTCACAAACTTTGAAAGTTCACAAAAACCATccagcactatgatgaaacttgctctcatgagttccgccacaggaaaggaagacccagagttacctctgctgcagaggataagttcattagcgttaactgcacctcagattgcagcccaaataaattcttcacggagttcaagtaacagacacatcaacagcatctgttcataggagactgtatgaatcaggccttcgtggtcaaattgctgcaaagaaaccactactaaagaacaccaacaagaagaagagacttgcttgggccaagaaacacgagcaacggacattagacaggtggaaatctgtcctttggtctgatgagtccaaatgaatccaaccgccgtgtcttcatgagaagcag
The sequence above is a segment of the Salvelinus alpinus chromosome 1, SLU_Salpinus.1, whole genome shotgun sequence genome. Coding sequences within it:
- the LOC139572493 gene encoding guanine nucleotide-binding protein G(I)/G(S)/G(O) subunit gamma-12-like codes for the protein MSGKVCSNNSVMQARRTVEQLRVEASMERIKISTAAAQLVQYCQEHSRSDPLLTGISASSNPFKDKKTCVLL